tctccacctcccatCCATCACGTAATCAGCTAATAATGCGGGGTATTTTTCACTTTATaaatattttattttttcacTAAACTCAAAAAAGACTCTAAGTCAGCCTCACCCCTCAAGGTTCGCTATCTCGCATGTCTCCACACTACCGCCAATGAACAGTCTGCCCAGCGAGATCGTGCATCTGGTGGTTGGCCACTGTCCGCTGGAGGCGTGCGTCGCGCTCggcgacacaaacacgcgCTTCAGAGGCCTGACAGATCCGTTTTTGGGCGAAAAAGTGCGGAAACGATGCCCTTTTATGCTCCCGAGAACAGGGACACCGACAATGTTGCAAGAGCCACAGAAGGaaccgacacaaacagaaaaGCAACAGAAACCCACAGAATCATGGCGACTATGTGCTCGACTTGTTCTTGCtcgacagaaacagcaTCTGATCACTCTGTCTGAAGGGCATCAAGATCCTCTAGTCTATTCACTCAAAGTCGGCATGAAGACCCTCAACTACGTGCTCAAGACAGATCTCGATGCGTGTCAAGGCTTAATagacacaaacaaccaCGTCGAGGGCGAAGAAGATATGAAAAAGTTGTGCCGTGAGATTCTGGACCATCATCAAGACTCCCCCGTCACCGTCTCCAGACCCAATCTGAGTCATGTCACCTTCCCTGAACAAGGAGTCCATAACTTCATTCACCATCCCCATCCCGACTTCACCTTCTTCAGTATGCTACAGCCCAAGGGATGGTTCCTCTACTGTGCCATCGACAAGAACCCCCTTCTTCCAATCTTTGGACCCTTTGCTTTCTCTCATCCAGACAGTTTTCGCGTGTTCGTATACGACGGAGTGGTATGGGTGGACTTTGATGGAGCAGTGTTGCCATTTGTTGTTGACGCAGAAGACAATACGGTACGTTTCTGCAAGCAAAAGATGATCCATGGGTACCCAGAACAGCAGGGTAGGGCCTTTGTCCAAGGCAAGGGCGAGTTATCGCGGTACTTGTGCAATATGAACGGCAAACGCATTTGTGATTTGGAATCGGGTGTTAACTATTTCCTTGAAATGGGTACCGATCGGTTATTTTACTGACCggaagtacagtacagcaAGCACCATGAACCATCCGAACACTTGGACACCATTTTCGACGCCGTATAACACGTTCCCAACTGTTTTCTCACTGCTGGACAAGGTATCTCCATATCCATACCCGATCTTCTTCACCCCTCAGCGGCAACCCCCGGACACGCCTTACAACTTTGAACCAACTGAAACGAGATTTTTCACACCGAACACGGTTCCGCTGGTTTCGAGCCCATTTCTCGACTTCCCTCTATCTTTGCCAACTTACACCTTGTCGGTGTAGCAACAGCAAGAGACAAGGGGACCATCGGGACCACCGAAACGGTCCAGTACAACGCTCAATGTCGAAGCAAGCAATCTAAGCCTCTGGAAGGGCTTTTAAAGAGGTATTTACATCCTATGACGACATTTCCGTCACTCAAACTCGATAACTtctaaaaaaaacaccacgTCCGAATTCAACAACGCAACAAACTGCCCATGTACCTCATCAATAGTTCAAAAAGAGTCGATCACTTCATCAATGAAAGATCTATCTGTCAGGTTGTATCATTGGCCCTTTTCTCAGCCAACGACAACGCCATGAATACATGCCCAGTGCCTTTCACACCGCATTTTTCCCCTGATATACTCTCACCTCGGACCATACACTTTTAAGGGATCAAATCGACTCATAAGGTGTTATAGGATTAGTCATCGAGTGGTCTCTTACTAGAGAATATTATGAGACGTCCTAAAGGGCTTCTGAAGAAAATCACATGCCTCGCACGTGACCTTGAGGAGTTACCTGGATGTTAAGGGTTACCCTGTGATGCAGAGGAACAGTTATGTAGGATGTTACGTCATATTTTAATAAATCAAGTTTATCGCCAACAACTTCCGCAGTACAAGTGGTACCCCGTAGCAGATCAGCGGTCCCCGCTGGTCTGAGCTGAACTACTGATTAAACCGGATCTGGTTTCTGACTACACTCATCCATGGCccgatggtttagtggtatAATTCTCGCTTAGGGTGTTCCTGAGCAATTTGCGAGAGGTCCCGGGTTCAATTCCCGGTTGGGCCCACTCTTTTTGCTACAACTGTCGTCAGTCTCTTTCTCTTGCCCTCGTTGCTCTCGTTGCTTGCAGTTCTGTCCACGGTGGGGCTCGTGGTTCGCATACAGAACGCGTAGGAGCGATTTGCTGACTGACTAAGCATTGTGGGACGTGGatatgtcacgtgatgtgtcacgtgatgtgtATGAAAAGAATTATTTCGAtttctgttgctgtttcACAATACATTTTGCAATTCTGACCCCAAGGACTTCTCATGAGTCTACTCTTGAACGAAGGCGTACTATTTATTAGCATTTTGTTAAGAGTAAAGCCCACTGGGGGTTCCTTTTGGGCCCTGCAAGGAATGTGGAGGTATGATAGATGTTCCAGATGTTATATTGCTACATGTTTATGAACAAAACATATATTTGGTGGCTCAGTCATATAT
The Yarrowia lipolytica chromosome 1A, complete sequence genome window above contains:
- a CDS encoding uncharacterized protein (Compare to YALI0A14256g, no similarity), whose amino-acid sequence is MNSLPSEIVHLVVGHCPLEACVALGDTNTRFRGLTDPFLGEKVRKRCPFMLPRTGTPTMLQEPQKEPTQTEKQQKPTESWRLCARLVLARQKQHLITLSEGHQDPLVYSLKVGMKTLNYVLKTDLDACQGLIDTNNHVEGEEDMKKLCREILDHHQDSPVTVSRPNLSHVTFPEQGVHNFIHHPHPDFTFFSMLQPKGWFLYCAIDKNPLLPIFGPFAFSHPDSFRVFVYDGVVWVDFDGAVLPFVVDAEDNTVRFCKQKMIHGYPEQQGRAFVQGKGELSRYLCNMNGKRICDLESGVNYFLEMGTDRLFY